AAGTGCTGTCGCCTTCAACCCCTCGAAGTTCAGGCTATACGCACTTACCTCTTCGGGTTCTTCCAGGTAGATGCCGTGTGTGAGGTGTTCTTCATAGACCACGTCATCGAGATGCGGCTCGGTGAACGACAGGAGTTCGAAGCCACTACCCATCGCTGGAAACGCACCCGTTCCAAGTGGTAGAACCTGGATGGAGACGTTCGGCAGTTGCGACAGCTTGCCGAGATGGGTGAGCTGCTCGCGCATCACGTCCGGTCCGCCGACGCCTTGACGCAGCGCGGGTTCCCAGATGACGGCCTCCACGGACAGACTGCGATCTCCGGTCAGCCGTGACTGTCGTGTTCGTCGCACTTCAGTGCGGTTGGCGACCGTCGTTGCAGATGGTTGGGGTACCCATGCGCGGCCGAGCGCGGCAACGTAGCTCTCGGTCTGGAACAAGCCGGGGACGAGCTGCGCGGTAAAGGTGCGCTCTGCTGCTGCGTCGGCTTCGAGTTCTACGAAGTCTTGGGTTGCCTCGTACAGGACGTCGTCACCGTATTGCTGCCACCACCCAGGCTCTTGGGCTGTCAGCACTGCGTTGCTGAGGCGGTCGCGCTCGGCCTCGGGCACCGAGTACACGAGCGCCAACGCGAGCACGTCGATGACAGTGATCGTCTGCGCAGCGTTTTCGATCTTGCTCAGTTTCGACGTTGACCAGCGGAGTCGCTTGGTCACGTCGGCAAGCTTGAGGTCGCCTTCGTTCCGCCACTTCCGCAGCTCACGGCCGATCCGGCGCATGCGGACCCCTGCGCGGAAGTCCTCTGCCATCTGTCCTCCTGTTCTCGACGTCGCTCGGCCCTTGGCCGCCTGACTCTACGGGGTAGGCGTGACTCGACCAGGTTAGTCCGTCTGGGCTAAATCGAAAATTTTCCCTTCGGCTACCTTGATCCTCGGATATGGGTCGTCCATGCTGGCGGAACTCCAGGAACAGCGAAGGGGCCGGACACCTCCAAGCCTCCGGCCCCTCCACAACGAGAGGAGCTACGACGTGGCAACCGTCGTGACTCATCCCGCCGAGAGCCTAACGGCGGATCGTCCAACACAAGATCTATCTGCTGGCCCGGTGGGTGCGTTGGGATCGGCGCGGTGAGGTTCATCGATGATCATCTGTTCGCCACGTTGACCGCCGTCGGTGCGTCCCTGCTCGTCTTCGGCGTCTTCGACCTCGCCTGGCGGCGGTGGCGGGAGTCGCATCCGCGTCGACGTCCACCGTCGCGAAAGGACTGGCGGCGGATTCGCGCCGTCGAGGAGCGGCTGCGCGCTGCTCACGTGATCGCCAGGGTCCGGGCGGAGGCGGCGTCTGCTGAAGTCGAGGCCGAGGCCCCCGCCCGGCGCGAGTCGCCGTCCCGGCGCCGAGCCGCGCAGTACTCGGCGCCGCCGATCCCGTCGAGCCGGACCGTGGCCGTCGACTCGACGCAGATCCGGCTCTCCACTCCGGTCCCCGCCGTGCCTGCGGGTTGGGTGCACGCCTTCTCGGGGAGCCTCACGTGAGGCGCGCGGTGGGTCAGTGGCTGCACGGGCTGCTTCGCCGTCCTCGGCCGGTGCCGTGCTGTGCCTTGATCTCGGTGGTGCTCGGCGGTGTCGAGCTGCGGGCGCCGCAGCCTGCGGTGTACTCCCGTGCCTCGCGGGTCCGCTACTTCATCCACGATCGCCGCCGCCTTCAGCTGGTGCACCGATGACGGGCGGCGCAGGTGCCTCCGCCACCGTCCAGGCCTGCCGGCCGCCTCGCACCGAGGGGTGCAGGCCCGACCTCGGCTCCCCGACGGCACCGATTCGGAGCGGGGAACCCGCCGAACGGGGCGGCTCCTCTTCTTCCGATTCTCCCGCCGCCGACCCGGCCGCGCCTCGGCCGAAGGAACCCTCGGCGGACCATCCGCCGAGGTGGGGCGGGCGGTTCCGCCGCCTGGAGCATCGGCGGGACGAGGACTACAGCTCACTCGACGTCGCGGTCTGCGGGGCGGCGATCGTGTCGGTGGCCGAGTGGCTTCGCTTGTTGCGTTGCGCCGTCTGCTTTCCGGCGGTTCCGTCGTGACGGCGACGGCCTGGTTCGTGCGGAGCGTGCGCACCGGGGACACCCATCTGGCCCCGGCCGACTGGAACGGCTCCGATCTGATCCGGCCGGTGTGCGCGCCGGCGGTCGAGTTTCGCGCGATGAACCGGCGGCCCTTGCGCGTCTGTTACTACGACGAGCAACGCTGCCCGCTCTGCCTCGGACTCACCACCACCCCCGCCGCACCGATCCCGCACCTGGCATCGGCGGCCCCGCGATGAGCGACCGGACGGCGTGGCCACGGCCGAGTCTCGCACGGTGGCAGCGCTTCAGATGCGACGCAGGGATCACCTAGAAGCAGCAGAGCCGTGAACTCCCCGATCCGGGCGTCGCCCGCCCGGCCGGGGCGGTCCGAACCTCCCCCGACGCGGACCCCGCGCGGTTCGGACCACCGGCGGCGCGGGCGGCCATCCCGCCTGGCGCCCGCGCCGCTGCCGAGGCTGTCGGCTGTGTATCCGTCCGCAGTCGACAGGCGGCCCGGGCATCCCCGGACACCGGCGCCCACCCGGTGGCTCGGGCCGCAGCCCGAACCTCTCGGGTGCTCTGCCGTGGCCCGACTCCGGCAGAGCACCCGAGATCCACGAACCACCGCCGCCGACCCCGCACCCTGAGAGCCTGTCTTTGATCCTCCTGGAGTCGTGAGCGGGGATCAGCTGACGACAACGCCGCAGATCGCCGCGTTGGCCCCGCGCAACTCCGAAAGTGGGGATCAAAGGCAGGCTCTTAGCTCAGTCGACCAGCCTGCCCGCCCGCATCGTGACGACGCGACCGGTGAAGCGGGAGCGCAGCATCCGGTCGTGCGAGACGATCACCACGGCACCCGCGTACTGGGCCAGCGCCTCCTCCAGCTGCTCGACCAGCGCGGGGGAGAGGTGGTTGGTCGGCTCGTCCAGCAACAGCAGGTCCACCTCGCGGCGGAACAGCCTCGCCAGTGACAGCCGCCTGCGCTGCCCGATGGAGAGCCCGCTCAGCGGTGTGTCGAGTTCGCCGGAACGGAACAGACCGGAGGCCGTCAGCCCGCCCCGATGCTCCGTCGACGGGCCCGGCAGCCCGGCCGCGAAGGCCTCCGCCAGCGTGCGATCGGGGTCGCCGATCGGGTCGTCCTGCGGAAGCCAGCCCAGCCGCTTCGGCCTGCGCACCCGTCCCCGATCCGGTTCGAGGTCACCGGCGAGCACCCGGAGCAGCGTGCTCTTGCCCGCGCCGTTCGGGCCGGTGATGAGTACCCGATCTCCGCCGCGCACGTCGAAGGACGCCACGTCGAGTCGGTCCCCGACCAGGACCTGATCGGCCGTGACCAGCGGAGATCGCGAGCCGTCCTCGCCGCCGCCGCGCAGTGTGGCGCGGAAGCGCAGCGGCGCGGGCGGACGCGGGACCGGTGACTCCTTGAGTCGTCGCACCCGCTCCTTCGCCTGCCGCACCCGCGCGGAGATCTGCTTCTCCACCGAGCGCTGATGCCGCTGCGACGACTTCTCCGTGTCGCGCCGAGGTCCCGCCGCCAGGACGTTCGCCGCCGACGACGCCAACGCCGTCTGTCGTTCGATCTCCGCCAGCCAGTCGCGATGGGCCTGCTCCCACCGATCGCGTTCGGCCTGCTTGTCCCGCAGGTAGCCCGCATAGCCGCCGCCGTGTCGCTCGACGACGTGCCGTTCGGCGTCCACGGCAAGCAGTGTCGTGACCACCCGATCGAGGAAGACCCGGTCGTGGGAGACCACGACGACGGTTCCCCGATGCCCGCGCAGCCGGTCTTCCAACCAGGTGAGCGCGCCCGCGTCGAGATGGTTGGTCGGCTCGTCGAGCAGCAGCAGCTCCGGCGATGCCGCCAGCAGACAGGCCAGGCCCAGCCGGGACTGCTCGCCGCCGGAGAGCGAGCCGAGCAGCCTGTGCCTGCCGATTCCTGCGAGCCCGAGCCCGTCCATCGCGGCGTCGACGCGGGCGTCGGCGGCGTAGCCGTCCCGCAGCTCGAAGGCCTCGACGAGATCGCCGTAGCGGACGAGTCGGTCGGGCAGTTCCTCCGCCGGGGCGTCGGAGAGGGCCCGTTCGGCATCCCGCATCCGGCGTTCCAGGTCGCGGATGTCGGCCAGGGCATGGTCGATCGCGTTCTGCACGGTGTCGGACGGCGGCAGGTCCGGGACCTGACCGAGGTAGCCGAGGCCGCCGGGCGCGGTGACGGTCACCTCCCCACCATCCGGCCGGTCCAGCCCCGCGATCAGGCGCAGCAGCGTGGACTTCCCGGAGCCGTTCTCGCCGATCACGCCCGCTCGCTCGCCTGCGGCGACGGACACGGTGACGCCGTCGAGCAGCGTTCGCCCGCCCGGCGCCCGCACGGCGTCGCGCAGCGCGAGTTGGAAGACCCGCCCGTTGGCGGCGGTGGGGGTCGCTGGGATCTCCCCGGCTGCCGCCTCGGCGGCTTCTCCGGGATCGGTGCTGGTCAGCACAGTGGTTCTCTGGCGGTTGGTGCGCATGGTGAATCCACCTTCGGTGCGAGAAGAGACGAGATCACCGAGGGGAGCTGCGGGCGGCACGACGAATCCGGCCGCGTGGCACCGTGACCGGCGCGGGACGCGGCGCGGACGGCTTGCTCAGCACGGGACGACCCGCCGTACGCAGCGCAAACGGCTGCGGATCAGCGGAGAACGGTCCGGCGAGAGAGCAGCCGGGCGGGCAACAGCTCAGCGGGGAGCGGCCTGCGGGGTGTGCTTGTCGTGCCGACTCGGGTCGGCTGCACCGAGGACGTCGCCCGGCACGGCGCCGGGACCGTCAAGGCCCGGGACGCGGCGGCTGATCAGGCGACGTCACAGCTCCGACGAGGAGCTTCAGTGGAAGTACAAGCGCAACGTGCGAGCGCCGGAGCATGTCATGTGGTCCACCATACCGACGGCGTCCAGTGGTTTTCTCCCGCGCGGAGTCTGATCGCTCGCCCGCGTGGGGCATGCAGGGGCGGCCGGTCAGCAGGCGTCTGTCCTGCCGGGAACGGGGCGCGGTCCCGGAGGCAGTCTGCAGAATGGGACGCCCGACTGTTTCGCGACAGGTATTCTCCTGGTCGTCGCGAAACCAGTCGACGGCTATCCGGCCGAACGGCTCATTGCATTCATTGGCACGTTTCTGATCCCGAACGGCCGAAGCAGAATCGGCGATCTTCGATTCGAGAGCTGCCTGCCGCTCACCCGTCCGACCGGATGCCGAACCATCCGTGGCGGCTTCTTCATGCCGTCGTGATCGGCCCCGTTCCGGCGACGGTGTTCCGAATAGTGATGAGCCCTACTGGTAATGTCCGGGCGGGAATAGGCGCGGCCGGAAGCAGCGGACCGCGCCCGCCGCCGGTCCACGTCGTTGACGACGTCTCCGGCGCTGCGGTGGTGATCGCCGGTCAGGGCCGGACAGCGCAGTCCTGACGGGCGATTCCGGGATCAGCGAGTGGTGAAGCCGCCGTCGACGGCAAGCGCCGCGCCCGTGACGAAGCTCGCCTCATCGCTCAGCAGGAAGGCGGCGAAGGCGGCGATCTCCTCGGGCTGGGCGACGCGACCGACCGGGTGCAGACCGGCGATCATCTCCCGACCCTGCTGCGTCGCACCAGTGCTACTGCGGTAGGCCGGGGTGTCCACACCGCCGGTGAGCAGCGCGTTCACCCGGAGACCGTGTGCGGCGTTCTCCAATGCGGCGGCCCTGGTCAGACCGACGATCCCGTGCTTGGCCGCGACATAGGGCGCGAGGGCGGCCATCCCGACCACCCCGAGGTTGGAGGCGTTGTTCAGGATGGCCCCACCACCCGAGGCGAGGATGGCAGGCACCTCATGCTTGATTCCGTAGAACACGCTCGTCAGATTGAGGTCGAGTTCGGCTCGCCAGGCGGCCTCGTCGAGGTCCTGCACCGGTGCCATCACGGTGATTCCGCCCGCATTGTTGAACGCGCCGTCCACTCGACCGAATCGCTCGACCGTCGTCCTGACCAGAGCGGCGACCGAATCCTCCACCGTCACATCGGTCGGCACGAACAGGGCCTTCCCGCCCCGGGATCGGATCTCGGCGGCGAAATGTTCGCCTACGTCCGCACCGCGAGCGGCGAGTACGACGGTGGCGCCCTCGGTCGCGACGCGTTCCGCCACCGCCTTCCCCATCCCCGACGTGGCACCGGTGATGATGATGACCTTGGAGTCTAACCGAGACGACATTCTCATCCTCAGATCGAACGAACACAGGTGACAGCTCGGCACCTATAGTCGCCCGCCCAGGGCGCGCAGGCTCGCGATATTCGGACGGCACATTCTGGTCTTCGACGTAATCCGGGCATGGAGAATCCAACATCTGCCGTGAGTGCGGGCGCTGCCGAGTGCGGTCCGGCCGGGGCGGCGGCCGTCGATCCCGATCGCGCCCGGCACACCCGACGCGCGATCAGGAGCGGGCCGTCACGTCGAGGCCGCAGGCGACGACTCGACGGCCCGCTCGACCTCGGCCCGCAACTCGCGCCGCAGCCGAGTAAAGCATCGGCCCCGGTTCATCGCGACGACGCCGGTGAGCCTGCCCTGCCTGCGATAGACGGAGACGAAGTCCCGGTCGGCGAACGAGCCCTCGACCACCGCCAGATCGTCGTCGGCGTCGGGGTGCCCGGCGAGCTGGATGCGGGTCGAGTACTGGTCGGACCAGAAGTACGGCACCCGGTTGGGCACCGGATCGGTGCCGCTCTCGCCGCGCGACCGACCGGTCAGCAGCGTCCGCACCGCGACGGGCGCCTGTTCCACGGCCGCCGTCCAGTGCTCGTGCCGCCGCGAGCCGCCCGCCGGATCGGCGTAGCGCGCGACGTCGCCGAGCGCGACCACGCCGGGCAGCGCGGTGGCGCCTCCGGCATCGCAGCCGACCCCGTCGGCGATGTCCACCCCGGAGCCCGCCAGCCAGTCGACCGCAGGCCGGGAACCGATCCCGATCACGACCACGTCGGCGGCCAGCTCCCGGCCGTCGCGGCCCAGGACGGCCGTGACCCGCGTCGAGCCCGTTCGGTCCGTGTCTCCGCCGGCGCCGTCGCCCCGGTTCGGCTCGGTCCGCAGCCCGGCGACGCCGAAGCCGCAGTGCATCGTCACCCCGTGATCCCGATGCAGCTCACCGCAGATCGCGCCCACCGTCGGACCGAGCACCCGCGCCAGCGGCACGTCCAGCGCCTCCACCACCGTGACCGGCAGGCCGAGCGCGTGGCAGGTGGCCGCCACCTCGGCGCCGACGAAGCCCGCGCCGATCACCACCGTCCTCGGCGTGCCCTCGGTCAACGCCGTACGCAGCGCCCGCGCATCGGCCAGCGTGCGCAGGGTGTGCACCCCGGCGACGTCGGTCAGTCCTGGCAGCGTCCTGGCCAGCGCACCGGTCGCGATCACCACGCCGTCGGAGGCGATCAGCGTGCCGTCGTCCAACTCGACCGTCCTGGTGTGTCGGTCGAGTCGCACGGCCCGGCGACCGGTGCGCCAGTGCGCGTCGACCTCGGCCAGCTCCGCCTCGTCGGCCAGCGCCAGTTCCGCCTCGTCGATCTCGCCGCGCAGGAACCGCTTGGACAGCGGCGGCCGGTCGTAGGGCCGCTGCGGCTCCGCGCCGATCACGGTGATCGTCCCGTCGAAGCCCTGGTCGCGCAGCTCCCGGACGGCGTGCCAGCCTGCCAGCCCCGCGCCGACGACCGTCACGGCTCTCATGCGACCGGCTCCCGCACCGAGGTGTCGACGTGGATCATGTCGCCGACGAGGACCACCGGGTAGGTTCGCACCGGCCGCCGGGCGGGCGGACCCGTCGGCATTCCGGTGCGCAGGTCGAACATCGCGGCATGGAGCGGACACTCGATGAGGCAGCCCTCCAACCAGCCGTCGGACAGGGCGGCGTCCTGATGGGAGCAGGTGTCGTCGATCGCGTACAACTCGCCGTCGGCGTTGAAGACCGCGACGGGTCGGGGCGCGAGGACGCGGACGGATTCGCCGGGCGGGAGTTCGGCCAGAGTGCAGACGGGGATCACGGCGGCCTCCAGTTGCGCAGAGCGGAACATGGTGTGGAGTACGCAACACTGTGCGGCGCGTGTTCCGGCGTCGTCAATACGCCGCTCGGGTTGTCCGAGGGGGCTGTTCCCGGCGGCTACGGTTGGCGCCATGGGCGATGACACGGCGGTGAACGGACGGGACAGGGCATCGGCCAAGACCGGCGGAAACCTGGTGCAGTCGGTGGATCGGGCGATCAGCGTGCTGGAACTGCTCGCGAAGAACGGCGAGTCCGGCATCACCGAGATCGCCGCCGAACTCGGTGTCCACAAGTCGACGGCCTCCCGACTGCTCACCGTCCTGGAGCAGCGCGGCCTCGTCGAGCAGCTCGGGCAGCGCGGCAAGTACGTGATCGGCTTCGGCATCGTCCGACTGGCGGGCGCCGCCACCGGCCGGATGGACCTCGCCCAGCTCGGCCAGACGGTGTGCCAGTCGCTGGCCGAACAGCTCGGCGAGACGGTGAACGTCGCCGTGCCCGACAGCGGAGTGGCCATCAACATCAGCCAGGTGCGCGGCGCCGCGTCGGTCACCACGCACAACTGGGTCGGCCAGCGCACCCCGCTGCACGCCACCTCCAGCGGGAAGGTGCTCCTCGCGCACCTGCCCGACCGGCAGCGCGAGGCACTGCTGGGGGAGGAGCTGGAGAGCTACACGCCCAGGACCGTCACCGACGTCGCCGATCTCCGGGCCGAGCTGGACCAGGTGCTTCGCGACGGCTACACCGCCTGTTTCGAGGAACTGGAACTGGGCCTCAACGCGCTGGCCGCACCGGTTCGAGGACCCGACGGCGCGGTGCTCGCCGCGATCAGCGCCTCCGGGCCCTCCTACCGGCTGTCGCGCAGGCGTATCCGGCAGGTCGCGCCGCAGCTCATCGCCGCCGCCGGGGAGCTGTCCCACCGGCTCGGCTACCTCGGCGACTAGAACCAGCGCGCCGCCGATCGAGCGGCCGAGGCTTCCCGCGAGCGGCGAGGCCGTTTCCGCCGCAGGCGACTTCGGGCGAGAACCGCGCATACCCACCGGAGTCTCGACGCCCTCCTCACCCGCTCGACACGCGGACCTGGCCTGTTCGGCATGCACCCTCGGCGACGCCGAAACGGCCTATTGACACTGCCCGACGGGGCGAGGATTTTGTTGCGTATTGAGCGACACACTTCGTGCTGTGCAACAGATGGGGCGGTTGCGGTGTGGAAGGACGGGGTCGGATGAACGATGGCTCGCTCGGTCCGGACACGCCCGCCAGCCGCCCGGCCCACCGCGGAGCAGCGGTGATTCGGCCCGTCCGGCCAGTGTGGACTCTCCTGCCGCGCTGATCCCCCGTCTCGGCGACCCCGGTCGGGGTCTCGTCCCTCTCGCCTCGCTCCGCTGGAGACCGTAGGCGTCTCGTTGTCGAATCCGTAGGAGGTTCCGAGGTGGCCGCATCCCCGAGGGTGGTCGTCATCGGCGCGGGAATCGTCGGCTGCGCGCTCGCCGACGAGCTCACCGAACGTGGCTGGACCGATGTCACCGTGCTCGAGCAGGGCCCGCTGTTCGAGACCGGCGGGTCGTCGTCCCACGCTCCCGGCCTGGTGTTCCAGACCACCGGGAACCAGACGATGACCCGGTTCGCGCGGTACACCGTCGAGAAGTACCGCGCACTGACCGATCCGACGGCGAGGTCGGCGGGGGATGCGCCCTGTTTCCGATCGGTGGGCGGCCTGGAGGTGGCCCGCACCCCACAGCGCTGGGCCGACCTGCACCGTCGACACGGGTGGGCGACCTCCTGGGGAGTTCCCTCGATGCTGGTCGACCCCGAGGAGGCCGCCCGACTGCACCCGCTGCTCGACGCGCAACGGCTCCTCGGCGGACTGCACATCCCCTCCGACGGACTCGCCGTCCCGGTCGCAGCGGCCCGCGCGCAGGCCGACCGAGCCGCGGAGCGAGGGGCCCGCTTCCTGGCAGGCAGGCGCGTGATCGGGATCGACCGCGTAGGCGGTCGGGTCAGCGCGGTGCGCACCGAGGACGAGCGATTCCGCGCCGACGTCGTGGTGTGCTGCGCGGGAATGTGGGGCCCGAGGATCGGCGCGTTGGTCGACCTGTCGATCCCGCTCACGCCGATGGCCCACCAGTACGCCAAGACCACGACGCTGCCCGCGCTCCGGCGAACCGCCGGTCGGCAGATCGACAGTGCGGAGCTGCCGATGCTGCGACATCAGGGGGCCGGGCTCTACTTCCGTACGCACGGCGACCGGCTCGGCATCGGGGCCTACGGCCATCGACCCATGCCGATCTCGGCGTGGGACATCGGCGGTGCTACCGCGAGTGGCGACGGCGGCTCTGCCGCGAATGGCCACGGCGGCTCTGCCCCGCCTGGCCACGGCGATGCCGCCGCGATCCTGCACGTCGGCGAGGCCGTCACGCGGATGCCCTCGGTGCTGGAGTTCACCTCCGAGGACTTCGAACCCTCGTGGTCGGCCGCGCAGGAACTGCTTCCCGTCCTGGGCGATGCCAAGGTGGACGAGGGCATCAACGGGCTGTTCTCCTTCACCGCCGACGGGATGCCGCTGCTCGGCGAGCATCCCTCGCTGGAAGGCTGCTGGTTCGCCGAGGCGGTGTGGATCACGCATTCGGCGGGCGTCGCGCGGGCCATGGCGGAATGGCTGGTGGACGGACAACCCGCCCTGGACCTGCACGGCTGCGATCTCAACCGCTTCGAGCGGGTGCAGACCACGCCCGAGTACGTCCGGGTGCGCAGCGCGCAGAGCTTCGGCGAGGTCTACGACATCGTTCATCCGCACCGGCCGATCGAGGTGCCGCGCACCCTGCGCGCCAGCCCGTTCTACGAACGACAGGAACGACTCGGCGCCCGATTCACCGAGGTCAGAGGCTGGGAACGGCCGCAGTGGTACGCCGAGAACGAGAATCTTCCCGAACTCGCCGAGGTCGCCGCGCCGGGAGAGTGGGCGGCGCGGCACTGGTCGCCGATCGTCGGCGCCGAGGCCCGGCACGCCCGACGTCGGGCGGCGCTGTTCGACATGACGCCGCTGACTCGTCTCGAGGTGACCGGCCCTGGTGCTGCCGACTTCCTCCAGACCATGACCAGCAACGACGTCATCCGGCGGATCGGCTCGATCACCTACACGCTGCTGCTCGGCGACGACGGCGGCATTCGCAGCGACCTCACGGTGGCCCGGCTGGGCGAAGAACGTTTCCAACTCGGCGCCAACGGCCCGCTGGACCTCGACTGGCTACGACGTCACCTGCCCGGCGACGGTTCGGTGCAGGTCCGCGACATCACCCCCGGTACCTGCTGTCTCGGCCTGTGGGGCCCGAGCGCGCGAGAGGTGTTGAGCGGGCTCACCGACGACGACGTCTCGCACCGGGGTCTGCGCTACTACCGGGCACGGGAGATCCACGTCGGCGGAGTGCCCGTCACGGCGATGCGACTGTCCTATGTGGGCGAACTCGGTTGGGAGCTGTACACCACGGCCGATCTGGGCAGGCTGCTCTGGGACACGCTGTGGGAGGCGGGCCGTCCGCACGGACTGATCGCTGCGGGCCGAGGCGCCTTCGACAGCATGCGACTGGAGAAGGGCTACCGGTCCTGGGGGCTGGACATGACAGGCGAGCACGACCCGTATGAGGCAGGCGTCGACTTCGCGGTACGCCTGGACAAGGGCTACTTCGTCGGTCGCGACGTCATCGAGGCTCGGCGGGATTCGCCGCCTGTCCGTCGACTCTGCGCGCTGGTCACCCCGGACCCGGCGGCCACCGTCCTGGGTGCCGAACCGGTGTTCGTCGACGGCAGGCCGGTCGGCCACGTCACCAGCGCAGGCTACGGCCACACGCTGGGGCTGGGCATCGCCTACGCCTGGCTGCCCGCCGAGCACGCGAAGCCCGGACTGCCGGTCGACGTCGAGTACTTCGGCGAGCGACTCCCCTACGAGGTCGCCGCCGAACCCCTCTTCGACCCGGAGGGCACCCGGATGCGCCGATGACCGCCAGGGGGTGAGCAGTCCGCCGCCTGCGGCGCGCGTCAGCAGCGGGTTCGTGATCCGAGCCTGCGGTGCGACGTCGAGCCTCGGTTCCTCGGTGTGACCGACCGCGCGCCCATACCGAGAACCGGCCGATCTCGCCCACGCGCCCGTCGCGATGCGGGCCCCGGCCCCGCAGGCACCGAGGCCTGCCCTGCGATCGCACTCCGCAGCCAGACATCGACCTCCCCGCCGCAGGCCCGGCCTGCGCCGCCCAGGCATCCGGCTCGACTCGGCATCCGAGAGGTGAACGATCATGACGACCACCGACGGCCCCACCGGACTCGTCGCCACCCTGCCCGGCCGCTACTACACCGATCCCGCCGTCTTCGAACGAGAACAGCAGCGCATCTTCGAGGCCGGGTGGATCTGCGCCGCCCGCGCGGCCGACCTGCGTGCTCCCGGCGACTTCCGCACCGTGCAGGTCGGCAGGGAGAGCGTGCTCCTCGTGCTGGGACGCGACGGTGTGCAGCGCGCCTTCCTCAACATCTGTCGGCACCGGGGCGCCCGGTTGTGCGTCGAGGAGTCGGGAACGGTCCGGCGCAGCCTCCAGTGTCCCTATCACGCCTGGACCTACGGGCTGGACGGACGACTGACGGCCGCGCCCAACCTGAGTTCGCTCGGCGCGGTGGATCGCACGGAGTACGGCCTGATCTCGGTCGCCCTGCGGCACTGGCTCGGCTACCTGTGGGTGTGCCTGGGCTCGGCGCCGCCGTCCTTCGAGGACACGGTGATCGACGCCGTGACCGAGCGACTCGGCGACCCGGCAGCGGTGGAGCGGTACCAGGTGGAGAGCCTGTCGCTGGGCAGGCGGATCTCCTACGACGTGCGGGCGAACTGGAAGCTGATCGTCGAGAACTTCATGGAGTGCTATCACTGCGCCACGATTCACCCCGAGCTGACCGACGTCCTCCCGGAGTTCGCGGAGGGCTACGCCGCGCAGTACTACGTGGGACACGGCGCCGCGTTCGCCGAGGAGGCCGAGGGCTTCACCATCGACGGCAGGCCGGGCTTCGCGCGGCTGCCGGGGATCGCGGCGGACCAGGACCGCCGCTACTACGCCGCGACGGTGCGGCCGCAGGTGTTCCTGAATCTGGTGCCGGATCACGTGATCCTGCATCGGATGTATCCGCTGGCCGTGGATCGCACCCTGGTGGAGTGCGACTGGCTCTACGCCCCCGACGTGGTGGCCGCCGGCGCGGACACCTCGGCGTCGGTGGAGCTGTTCGACCGGGTCAACCGGCAGGACTTCGAGGCCTGCGAACGCTGTCAGCCCGCGATGGCCTCCAGGGCCTATGCCCGAGGCGGGGTGCTCGTCCCG
The Actinoalloteichus fjordicus DNA segment above includes these coding regions:
- a CDS encoding bifunctional 3-phenylpropionate/cinnamic acid dioxygenase ferredoxin subunit, which produces MIPVCTLAELPPGESVRVLAPRPVAVFNADGELYAIDDTCSHQDAALSDGWLEGCLIECPLHAAMFDLRTGMPTGPPARRPVRTYPVVLVGDMIHVDTSVREPVA
- a CDS encoding SDR family NAD(P)-dependent oxidoreductase; translation: MSSRLDSKVIIITGATSGMGKAVAERVATEGATVVLAARGADVGEHFAAEIRSRGGKALFVPTDVTVEDSVAALVRTTVERFGRVDGAFNNAGGITVMAPVQDLDEAAWRAELDLNLTSVFYGIKHEVPAILASGGGAILNNASNLGVVGMAALAPYVAAKHGIVGLTRAAALENAAHGLRVNALLTGGVDTPAYRSSTGATQQGREMIAGLHPVGRVAQPEEIAAFAAFLLSDEASFVTGAALAVDGGFTTR
- a CDS encoding NAD(P)/FAD-dependent oxidoreductase; the encoded protein is MRAVTVVGAGLAGWHAVRELRDQGFDGTITVIGAEPQRPYDRPPLSKRFLRGEIDEAELALADEAELAEVDAHWRTGRRAVRLDRHTRTVELDDGTLIASDGVVIATGALARTLPGLTDVAGVHTLRTLADARALRTALTEGTPRTVVIGAGFVGAEVAATCHALGLPVTVVEALDVPLARVLGPTVGAICGELHRDHGVTMHCGFGVAGLRTEPNRGDGAGGDTDRTGSTRVTAVLGRDGRELAADVVVIGIGSRPAVDWLAGSGVDIADGVGCDAGGATALPGVVALGDVARYADPAGGSRRHEHWTAAVEQAPVAVRTLLTGRSRGESGTDPVPNRVPYFWSDQYSTRIQLAGHPDADDDLAVVEGSFADRDFVSVYRRQGRLTGVVAMNRGRCFTRLRRELRAEVERAVESSPAAST
- a CDS encoding helix-turn-helix domain-containing protein; translated protein: MAEDFRAGVRMRRIGRELRKWRNEGDLKLADVTKRLRWSTSKLSKIENAAQTITVIDVLALALVYSVPEAERDRLSNAVLTAQEPGWWQQYGDDVLYEATQDFVELEADAAAERTFTAQLVPGLFQTESYVAALGRAWVPQPSATTVANRTEVRRTRQSRLTGDRSLSVEAVIWEPALRQGVGGPDVMREQLTHLGKLSQLPNVSIQVLPLGTGAFPAMGSGFELLSFTEPHLDDVVYEEHLTHGIYLEEPEEVSAYSLNFEGLKATALDPERSRRLIADAARA
- a CDS encoding IclR family transcriptional regulator, coding for MGDDTAVNGRDRASAKTGGNLVQSVDRAISVLELLAKNGESGITEIAAELGVHKSTASRLLTVLEQRGLVEQLGQRGKYVIGFGIVRLAGAATGRMDLAQLGQTVCQSLAEQLGETVNVAVPDSGVAINISQVRGAASVTTHNWVGQRTPLHATSSGKVLLAHLPDRQREALLGEELESYTPRTVTDVADLRAELDQVLRDGYTACFEELELGLNALAAPVRGPDGAVLAAISASGPSYRLSRRRIRQVAPQLIAAAGELSHRLGYLGD
- the abc-f gene encoding ribosomal protection-like ABC-F family protein; the encoded protein is MRTNRQRTTVLTSTDPGEAAEAAAGEIPATPTAANGRVFQLALRDAVRAPGGRTLLDGVTVSVAAGERAGVIGENGSGKSTLLRLIAGLDRPDGGEVTVTAPGGLGYLGQVPDLPPSDTVQNAIDHALADIRDLERRMRDAERALSDAPAEELPDRLVRYGDLVEAFELRDGYAADARVDAAMDGLGLAGIGRHRLLGSLSGGEQSRLGLACLLAASPELLLLDEPTNHLDAGALTWLEDRLRGHRGTVVVVSHDRVFLDRVVTTLLAVDAERHVVERHGGGYAGYLRDKQAERDRWEQAHRDWLAEIERQTALASSAANVLAAGPRRDTEKSSQRHQRSVEKQISARVRQAKERVRRLKESPVPRPPAPLRFRATLRGGGEDGSRSPLVTADQVLVGDRLDVASFDVRGGDRVLITGPNGAGKSTLLRVLAGDLEPDRGRVRRPKRLGWLPQDDPIGDPDRTLAEAFAAGLPGPSTEHRGGLTASGLFRSGELDTPLSGLSIGQRRRLSLARLFRREVDLLLLDEPTNHLSPALVEQLEEALAQYAGAVVIVSHDRMLRSRFTGRVVTMRAGRLVD